Genomic window (Cellulosilyticum lentocellum DSM 5427):
CTGAGTATGGGAGGTTTAACAGATGGCGTTACACCTTTAGAATTAACAGCAGCGTATGCGACTATTGCCAATGAAGGTACTTATCTAGCACCTAGTTTTTATACAGTAGTAAAAGATAGGGAAGGCAATATATTACTAGATCGTACACAAGGTGAGTTGCAAAATAGTCATCAGGTACTTAGCCAAGAAGCAGCAGGGCAACTAACAACAATGCTCTGTGAGGTAGTAGATGGGCCAAGTGCTCATACAGGTGGTAAGATTAGAAATCACTTTAAACAGATGCCTATAGCTGGGAAAACAGGTACTGCTAGTAATAATACAGATTTACTATTTGTAGGCTATACGCCTTATTATGCAGCAACTATATGGACCGGTTATAGTAATCCTGATGCAATGCAAAGAAGTAATAACTATCATTTAGATTTATGGGCAAAGATTATGAATGAAATTCACCAAGGGGAAGAAATTAAGAAATTTTGATTATTTCCGAGGAAATAATCCTTAAAACGATAAAAAAGAAAAAAGAGGATAAATAAATTGAAGAGGTTATGCAATGATGAAGATTTTAAAAGCATCATCAGCATAACCTCTTATTATGAACTATTAGTTAAGTTAGTAAGCTTATTGATTGTATTTATAAATCGAGTAAAAAGATAAACAATAGTGTTTAATAAGAGGAAAAAATAATGGCACCAATAATCACTAAAAGAGTGACTAAAATAATCAGTTTTCCTTTGAAAGAACCGATATTGATGGTCCAGCCGAGACCATGACGTTTGGCGACTAAAACAGCAGGGTCATTAGGGTTATTATAAAATAGTCCCCAAAGCCAATAATCATCTTGTTCTTCAGGAGGAAGGTAAGCTTCATTTTCCTCCTTGTAGGGAAGATTTCGCTTATAGCAATAGCTATTATATCCCATTAAAATAACGCTTAAGAAAATAGCGCCTACTGAAAGATAGTTATAAATAGGAGTTAAAGTTACTCCTTGAACGGTAGAAAAAACAATGCCCATCATCATTGACGTAATGGCAAAAACTAAAATAAGAATAGTAAGTGCACTCCATTTAAGGTATTTCAAAATAACAGTTTTCCCTTTTTCTAACTGTTCTTTGCTCAGCTTGCTTCTTTTGTTAAAGGCGCTATCTAAACTATAACTAAAAAGAAGTGTGATGAGTATTGTCATGCCGGAAGGGAAAAGTGCTGTGGCAATATTTTTATTAGCCCAGCCATCAATTTCACCCACGATATTAAAATGAGTAGGAATAAGCTGAGGCATTTCATTATAGTGGTAAAGTGTATAAGCTCCTAGAAAAAGGCCAATTACTAGTGGGATATACAAAAGCTTTTTATAAATCATTTTAATTTTAT
Coding sequences:
- a CDS encoding DUF1648 domain-containing protein, which encodes MTNTTFTILSVIGTNVILYILFILTPYFSTADTYMGIFLEHAYRQTPEAKKILKSFLIHTTITFIITTLMILLLLIKIPVLNHSPLLGGILLLETLLYFVVYGKSYAQTKAYKKSLNLPQPTGGKLLIDTAFMEQKNKIKMIYKKLLYIPLVIGLFLGAYTLYHYNEMPQLIPTHFNIVGEIDGWANKNIATALFPSGMTILITLLFSYSLDSAFNKRSKLSKEQLEKGKTVILKYLKWSALTILILVFAITSMMMGIVFSTVQGVTLTPIYNYLSVGAIFLSVILMGYNSYCYKRNLPYKEENEAYLPPEEQDDYWLWGLFYNNPNDPAVLVAKRHGLGWTINIGSFKGKLIILVTLLVIIGAIIFSSY